The following are encoded together in the Ranitomeya imitator isolate aRanImi1 chromosome 4, aRanImi1.pri, whole genome shotgun sequence genome:
- the MYOZ3 gene encoding myozenin-3, whose amino-acid sequence MFPTYADLVKERKGLASAIVREIRGEEPLLNLGKKVSVPQDVMMEELSLQRNRGSCMYLERQKRVQRFTFEYPTDRINAGGNVNFINADQALANDVSGTQGVDGKENFRSEIHIVPGSNKTPPNVPKKSLKVLQKKMSLNPGAIAPGYSGPLKDMPYERFNSTAIPKSYRSPWVESYTADQILQADALPPPPQTPLNVTYRTYNRTPIPFGSLSVVNGADAPNIFEELQAQIEESTSGLDLMCRRPSFNRAPRGWTNKYVPESPDL is encoded by the exons aGCCTTTGCTAAACCTAGGCAAAAAAGTTAGTGTCCCCCAAGATGTAATGATGGAAGAACTCTCTTTGCAGCGCAATCGCGGCTCTTGTATGTACTTGGAACGGCAAAAGCGAGTGCAAAGGTTCACATTTGAGTACCCCACAGATCGTATCAAT GCAGGGGGCAATGTGAATTTCATAAATGCTGACCAGGCACTTGCCAATGATGTATCTGGCACACAAGGAGTAGATGGAAAGGAAAATTTTCGCTCAGAAATACATATAGTCCCAGGAAGCAACAAGACTCCACCCAACGTTCCCAAGAAGTCTTTAAAGGTTTTACAAAAGAAAATGTCTCTGAATCCAGGTGCTATAGCTCCAG GTTATTCTGGGCCATTGAAGGATATGCCGTATGAGAGATttaacagtaccgccatacccaaaTCATACCGGTCACCTTGGGTAGAAAGCTACACTGCTGACCAAATCTTACAAGCCGATGCACTGCCACCTCCCCCACAAACACCTCTCAATGTCACATATCGCACATATAACAG AACGCCAATCCCCTTTGGAAGTTTATCCGTGGTTAACGGTGCCGATGCTCCAAATATTTTTGAAGAACTACAGGCTCAGATTGAGGAATCCACTAGTGGATTGGACCTCATGTGTCGAAGGCCCAGCTTCAACAGAGCACCACGAGGGTGGACAAATAAATATGTCCCGGAGTCTCCGGACTTGTAG